The genomic interval taggtacctaccattacGAGTTCGGAGTTTCCACAGACAAGCCACGAACTCTAGGGAGTTTCAGAAATAAACGTACAAATACCTAGTTACAAACCATCAAACCTTGGACGAAATCTCTTATGGTGCAAACGTACAGTTCGCCAAGATCTTTTGGCACTACCTATCAAATGACATACCTATAAGTAgcacaaaggctgccagcaaataaaatcttcaAAAGTTTAgggaataatattatgttgaaatGTCAATGTTAAAAATTGAGTAAGTTTTgtctaattttaactgaaagagTAATTGGGAAAGCCGTCCCTAATTCCACATCGAAAAAGAATCATAAAAAACCATTGATCCCATGGACTTGCAACTCATCATGTACCTGATACTCTAATTACCTATTGCTAAATATAGCTATGAGATGCAgacacatattattttatgctgTGTCTGTATTATATCGTGAGGATATGTTATGTATATGGAATGGcttgaatatttaaaaagtgAATTTCAGATATTTTACTTCGCAACACCACGTACCCAAGGGGACACAAGATGGCGGTGTTAGTTCCaatttggccacgcgccaaaagagtcTTGTCGCACTGTAGTGATAACATAAACATACTCTTTGGTTTCGACCACAGAATCACAGAATAATTTTTACTGGACTATTTCGACCCGCCTAGGGTAATAATGTTCTGTGATTTCGACTCTCGACTTCCGAAATCCGAAACGAAATAAGCATAAATAAGCTTGAAAGTTGAATCAGGAGGTTTCTAATTTTGCAATTCTTTATAGTAAAATTTCTGTCCTAAATCTAAACTCAACCAAAGTTTGTGACATACATTAATAATGTTATACTGCTTTTGCTTAGTGCGGTCAGAATTATCCAGTGCTACTACTAACTCAGAATACATTTTGTAAAATGGAGTGGCTGTGGATTTTGTTTGTAAACGCATTGTTTGTAATAAGTAAAAGTTCACGTGTTACCGTCTACCAAGGAGATACTTTACCCCACCATGGACGATGCGAACTTATAACGATACAATTTTGCCAGCATATACAGTACAATCAGACCATTTTTCCAAACTTGCTGAACCACGCTAGACAAGAAGATGCTGGTTCTGATGTTCATCAGTTCACACCCCTTATAAAAGTTAACTGTTCGCCGGACTTGAAATTCTTTTTATGTTCTGTGTATGCCCCAGTGTGTACAATATTAAACAAACCAATTCCGCCCTGTCGCCATTTATGCGAATCTGCTAGACATAATTGTGATGAATTATTAATAGATTTTGGATTCAAGTGGCCTGAGGCATTAGAGTGCTCAAAATTTCCAGTGGTGACAGATGAAACCGTTATATGTGTTGGTGATAATAATGTGACTCATGCATCTCGTAAAGCTTCAGAGACCAAACTTCCAAAAGTTGATTACAAGTCCAACAGTGATCGAGACCCAACCAAATTGCAGGGTGCTAAAGACCTTGGATTTGTCTGCCCAGTTCATTTCAAGATACCCAAGAACTTAGACTTAGAGTATTCCCTAAAAGTTGGGGATAAAATTGAATTTGATTGTGGAGCACCATGCAATGGAATGTTTTTCAGTGAAGATGAAAAGAATTTTTCAAGATTATGGATTGTTATTTGGGCCACTTTGTGTTCATTTAGTTGTTTGTTTACTGTTTTGACTTTCCTCATAGACACAGATAGATTTCGTTATCCAGAGAGGCCTATAATTTTCCTGTCTGTGTGTTATTTAATGGTTGCTGCAGCTTATATTATGGGGTGGGCTGCAGGAGACAGTGTCAGTTGTCAAGGGCCTTTTCCGTTAACAATCAGTGGTACAAGACTGCCTAACATCTCGGTTATTACTCAAGGGACAAAACATGAGCCATGTACAATACTTTTTATGATTGTATATTTCTTCAGTATGGCATCTAGCATTTGGTGGGTCATTTTAACACTCACATGGTTTTTAGCCGCTGGTCTTAAGTGGGGGCATGAAGCCATAGAAGCTAATTCACAATACTTTCATCTAGCAGCTTGGGCAGTGCCTGCCATTAAAACTATATCAATATTAGCTATGGGCAAAGTGGATGGTAAGATATAACTAACttatacaatattttactaCATTTATGATGTGTAGAACTTTGGACTAAAGATATGTGTCTTTGTCCACAGGTGATGTATTGTCTGGCGTATGCTATGTTGGGCTTTGGGATGCAGAGGCTCTACGTGGATTTGTTTTATCACCATTATGTGTTTATTTAGTCTTAGGCACAATATTTCTACTGGCTGGTTTTGTTTCACTTTTCCGTATCAGAACTGTTATGAAACATGATGGTACCAAAACTGATAAATTGGAAAAGTTAATGATACGGATTGGGATATTTGGTGTATTGTATACAGTCCCAGCACTAATTGTAATTTCGTGTTTATTTTACGAGCAAGCACATTTTGACAAGTGGATGGTGACATGGCACCGCGACATGTGCTCAACCCCTCTGTATTCTATACCATGCCCATTCACACATCAGGAAATGGAGAGACCTAAATTTGAAGTGTTCATGATAAAATATCTCATGACAATGATTGTTGGCATTACATCAAGCTTTTGGATTTGGTCTGGTAAAACTCTTGTTTCATGGCatcaattttttgataaaataagaGGACGACGTGTTGAAGCTTATGtttaaaaagttataattttcATTTGTTACATTAAACATTTTCATTTGTTACTAACCGAAGCCTGCGAttttgtccacatggatttagatttcaaaaatcccataggaGCTCTATGATTTTCCAGAGTAAAAAGAGGCTTATTTCACTCTCCAGATCGTTAACCATACCCATGAAAAAATATCATGGGGATCCATTGTGATGTAGGTATTGGCATTGATGTCAAATATTGTTTTGAAGCCACTAAAGCCACTCAAGGATgtaagaatatttttatgacaGATATCCTCAGCACAATAAAACTGCTTTGGTACATTCAAATTCCAGGATATTATACCTAATGTCCCAAGATGCTAAAATTTAACCATAACCCTCCATTTgacaaagtaggtattattaaaaactttgttGTATTATGAAAGgtgaaatattttcaaataggTTGCCTtgtcaattaaaataaaattaggtttACTAGCATTTTATGAattacaagtatttttatagattgtgcttttattgcaatttattaattataatttttcttttacaaattacattttaatattagatGTATCAACCCATTTtactgtaattttatttttataagatcTATCTCGAGATTATAACTTTTAAGGCTGATAGtgtaaatataattaaacttttactttgtgtattttttacaaattaattacaAACCTTTTATGTTATCAACCTACTTTTTACTGTGTTTTTGTATAAGATTATCTCGAGATTATTTATAAGGCTGAtagtgtaaatataatattcgtACATTTATTTTGTTAGATATTAAAGAAGTTAGGGTGTCttaaatgtacctattaaatcataatttttttacttatttgaaaatctATCATTTCAAAAGTTCCTCTGAATaggggttaaaaatttcaatttactCAAGATTTAAAACAAATTACCTCTAGATGCCTCTATTAGCCAGCTGCTCTTGTATGTATAAaggatttcatatttttaaaatcataaatcttAACAATCTTTATAATCAAAAAGCCAAAATTATGGTtcctcaaaataaaaattaaaaactgttattaaagaaaacaaaaagGAGAATAAAACCAGAAATTTATAAAATGCATgacttatatttattaaaaaaaaaataacttatttacttaattttgtaTTAAACTAGGCCCTCCCAAACTTGAGTACacatttttgcagtttccaaaAAACTAAACAGTACATAATTCCAGTTTCACAAATCGTTTAGATGCATAGACAAGGCCAAAAACGCAAACTGCCATTTCTGCGTTAATGAAAGATTGCTTACGCAAAATACCAAATAAGCTAAACGccacagacaaaaaaaaatatacataatgcCAAAAATgcacaaaattataattttgagaATATCAAACATgcaattttatagtttttaaataataataatagtttaattAAGTTTCTATAGTTAGTAAAGTTATGCATTCTGCTTACTGTTTAACATCGATTGGCATTTTGTGTTTTTGGTGTTCTGCATCTAAATGACATAGATTACCTTGTGTTCAAAGTAAACTAATAGTTTTACATAGCCTGCACatacaatataaaattattaaacataACATTCTAAACTTTCACTCTCTtatattagaataataataaaattcatttttatacTACATGGAAATTGGAAACCACCTTATGCCCTTGTATATTTTCCCCAAATGTGCAGCATAAACACTGAGGCAATAAAAAGGAGAGACATCACTAATACTGGAACTGGGCCtctgaaacaaaatattcattttttatattattgaaacaaatattgtttatattattactagctgatgcctgtgacttcgtccccgtggatTTACAGTTTTCATAACCCCGctggaactctgattttctgggataaaaagtaagtagcctttgtgttaatcccgggtttaatctatctccattccaaatttcttccaaatctgttcagccgtttttgcatgattgagtaacaaacatctaaacatccactttcaaatttataatattaattaggatTTATTGTGTACTAAAGAGATATGATTTTAAGTTCAAATTAGAAAgtgtaaatatttgttttattaagaTCATCTTATTCATTTATCTATCAGGAATACCATCGCTGCACCAAAATCAATAAAAAGTTTTGTCAGAGTACCTAGATATTTCAATCAGTATGGAtgaaatatttacaataattaatatttacaccACACAGCTTTccaaaaaatgaaatttttaattgtaatatttggtgagaaaagaaaataattgataaaatatgtgaaaatgTGTGGCTGTCTGCTGTACACACAACCCATCCCTTTAACCAATTTCGACAAAATTTGCATTGCATCCCATGGACAAACTTTTTGTCGGGAAatcagttcccatgggattttcccAGGACCTAAATATACACCGAACAGACATCATCTAGGATGATATAACACTCAAAGCTCAttagtaataaaatactttgtattTTATCTTTGATAAAAACTTACACTTTTACACCAGGTGAATCGTCGGTGTAGAAGCGCCACATGCCACCTGATCCAGCACCTGTACTGCGATTTCTAGCTGCTGTAGTAGTCGTCGTTGTTTTACGTTGTCTTACAGTGCCACCACTTGAAGAACGCGGAGCAGATGTAGCCTTGCTAGGTGACCGGCCTCCTGCCCCTACAGATGTAGAACTTGGTGCGGGTGgctaaaattttacattttaaacttgttaataaataattgaaaaacttatactgaaataaatttttattgacaAATTTTTGGCTTACCATCTTCTtgaaaagaaattaattaaatttgagATAATTTATTGAATCACAATACATTGACTGCTgtatacaaaaattaattttttttatcgctcGCAAGTCCGAGTTGGCAAaattgcctttgcaacgcgtaCAATAAAATTGACACGTTGTCAACCAATGTTACTATGCACGAGAATTACCACTTTGATATCGTGtgattatttgattaaaaagtaGATCGTGACGGGTAACATTGACATAGTAGCGGGGATTTTTGAGATACTGACTAGATAAAAGTGGGgatttttagataaatattatgttttacatGAAATATGTGGTAGGTGactatatattttgaaaaaacaggAGAGTTCAAGGATAGTTAATAATTCGCAATACTATTATTGTGCTATCACAAAGTTACCATACTTTAATTTAACTTATGAatggaatatatttttaagaagCAAAAGCCGGTGGCCGGGCCACTTTGTATAAGTAGGCATAAATAGCTATTCAGGTAGTATACCTATCGGCTATCGATAGCAACTgttcacattttaaatattatgtttagtctgttcactaacataATTGACGCTCACCAAACGCTCGAACGAGCATCTCACGAGTGGCTTAAAAGGGCTAGAGAATCCAGAGCCGCCAGAGCCATTCTTGACTATATTGGCCAGAGGCCCGAGCCCTAAagtcaattgaaaaaaaagcaAATAAACATAACCTCCCTCAATTGACACTTCTTTTTTGTACCTTTGTACCTATATTAGTAATAGTATTTAATGTGCTATTTTGCTATCAGTGCCTGCCATCGATTTATTAGATAGTAGCTTTATAATTATACGTCCATGGTACCTGCCTATTTGTTATCTAAAACTTTTTTACTAAGGTTTTATGTTCCAGCCAtaaaaacgtagtgattatcTCTTGGAGCCAGACTAGCACAGCAGACTAAAATAGTATATAGTCATTAAATAGTGATCTGTGTGCTTATTTACAATTTAATCCACAAAAATTGTGCACTCTGAACTGTccttatttagttttaatagtttatattatttacaagaaACTGAGTGCCTGTTCTGTACTTATGCTGCACAAGTTTTATAAATCGCTTCGCTCACTGCATACTTTGGTAAATATTTCCAAAAACCATAAAATGAACcaaaataagtgttattttagATACATTGAAGATGAGGATACAATTAATATAtcatttctccataatgtaaaAGATACCTTGCGGCAGTTTAATTTAAACAGGAAATCTTCTGAAACTTTACAAACATTGTGTATTCGCATCGCAGCAAATGTTCAGAAAATTTGCAATAAGAAATCGAAAAAGAAAAGTACTGATAGCGATGCTGATATTGTAGTGAAGATCTGTGACAATAAACTGAATCCTATTTCTGATGACAGTACTTGTTTAAATCTATTCAACTACCAGGAGCCACTAGTGTTAAAAATTTCAGAGCATTTATATGATATAGTATTGAACGCTCCATGGGTTATCCGTTTTAACTTACCAAAGGCTATTATAGTAGGATTTCCAGTGTATCCTGAAAGTTTGAATACACTTTATACTGACCAAcaactaagtatttttaaatggTATAAAGGAAAAGCCTACAATGACAAAGGAAAAGCAATTAGTGATGCACACATTCAATGGCAGTTCATTGTTGCTAGTTTCTACTACACTCCCACAACAGATGATATTGGTTTTAAACTGAAATGTGAATTTATTCCaggtaaatacaataaatttaatagaattttaaatatcatctatatagaataataattaatgtatagTGTTTTCACAGTGAACAGCACAGCTATCGGCCCAGCTGTAGAAGATATATCAAAGAATGTGGTGGAAGCTGGACCTGGACCTTGCCCATTTGAAATACGGCATTTATTTACTACACAAAAATTACATGGCAAAAGGTAGAAGcctacttaaaaattaaacaaatattaGACTAACTGACTCACCTCGGCTTTGCATGTGTGGGTTTGCCTCTTCTATAGACTAAACTCAATGATGCCAGTGACTTCACCCTTatcaatttaagtttttttttaatcctgagTGATATCTTTGCcatttctggaataaaaagtccCTTGTCTGTCTTGGGGGCAAGGTAGCTCTTTAATTACTTTCATCTGAATCAGTTTAACAGATGGGCTTTTAATAAGCCCaagggaactgtttgatttcctgtgataaaaagtagccatgtcctTCTCTGagaagcaagctatctctgtacaaaagtcaaatttaatttattataattatttaaatacacagattgtgattttataaaactttaaacgttttaaagaataataaatttattttccaGCTTCCGATGTGTTTCATACAATATATTGGCGGATTTATACTGTGATTCTGACCATACAAGAACAATTCTATATCCATACTGTCCACCCTATGCTTTGCATATTGATTACAGAAAACAGCTCATTTTAAAAGAGTTGCAAGGCAAGTTAAAAAATCatgcttaatttttttattacctgaCTATGGCCAAGCCAAAAGAAAGAGATGCAATTTTAGcattctatgtatgtatgtttgtatttaattatatttgtatGTGTATTCCACTGTAGTGCCTTAatctactgagccgattttggtgaaggaggtgtcaattgatttgttatAATGATCTGTGTGACACAAGCTACAATTTATTGACCGAGTGAAGCAAGCTACTTGAGTGTTGCGCTTGCCCATCAATCCGTTTATCTGTCACAgccttat from Maniola jurtina chromosome 1, ilManJurt1.1, whole genome shotgun sequence carries:
- the LOC123864539 gene encoding frizzled-2, with the protein product MEWLWILFVNALFVISKSSRVTVYQGDTLPHHGRCELITIQFCQHIQYNQTIFPNLLNHARQEDAGSDVHQFTPLIKVNCSPDLKFFLCSVYAPVCTILNKPIPPCRHLCESARHNCDELLIDFGFKWPEALECSKFPVVTDETVICVGDNNVTHASRKASETKLPKVDYKSNSDRDPTKLQGAKDLGFVCPVHFKIPKNLDLEYSLKVGDKIEFDCGAPCNGMFFSEDEKNFSRLWIVIWATLCSFSCLFTVLTFLIDTDRFRYPERPIIFLSVCYLMVAAAYIMGWAAGDSVSCQGPFPLTISGTRLPNISVITQGTKHEPCTILFMIVYFFSMASSIWWVILTLTWFLAAGLKWGHEAIEANSQYFHLAAWAVPAIKTISILAMGKVDGDVLSGVCYVGLWDAEALRGFVLSPLCVYLVLGTIFLLAGFVSLFRIRTVMKHDGTKTDKLEKLMIRIGIFGVLYTVPALIVISCLFYEQAHFDKWMVTWHRDMCSTPLYSIPCPFTHQEMERPKFEVFMIKYLMTMIVGITSSFWIWSGKTLVSWHQFFDKIRGRRVEAYV
- the LOC123867391 gene encoding protein transport protein Sec61 subunit beta, yielding MPPAPSSTSVGAGGRSPSKATSAPRSSSGGTVRQRKTTTTTTAARNRSTGAGSGGMWRFYTDDSPGVKVGPVPVLVMSLLFIASVFMLHIWGKYTRA
- the LOC123864476 gene encoding 2',5'-phosphodiesterase 12, giving the protein MLHKFYKSLRSLHTLVNISKNHKMNQNKCYFRYIEDEDTINISFLHNVKDTLRQFNLNRKSSETLQTLCIRIAANVQKICNKKSKKKSTDSDADIVVKICDNKLNPISDDSTCLNLFNYQEPLVLKISEHLYDIVLNAPWVIRFNLPKAIIVGFPVYPESLNTLYTDQQLSIFKWYKGKAYNDKGKAISDAHIQWQFIVASFYYTPTTDDIGFKLKCEFIPVNSTAIGPAVEDISKNVVEAGPGPCPFEIRHLFTTQKLHGKSFRCVSYNILADLYCDSDHTRTILYPYCPPYALHIDYRKQLILKELQGYNADVICLQEVDRKIFNSSLLSFLACDGLKGLFYKKGKLVAEGLACFYRETRFKLLGDKQIFLAEALKSEACLNKIWNTIRNNEPLVARVLDRSSVASATFLQSTENPNEILLVGNTHLYFHPDADHIRLIQGGIVIYWLSDLQKKLTKKYPGKRISIILCGDFNSTPSCGIYQLFTTGSAPENLPDWSSNANEAVKGLSLAQNVPLDSACGTPQYTNFTEGFADCLDYIFYEKSNLVVKQVIPFPSEEELKAHTALPSIVFPSDHIAVISDLEFK